A region from the Polaribacter sp. Hel1_33_78 genome encodes:
- a CDS encoding sterol desaturase family protein: protein MQIPELPNLIHYAIPFFILTVILEIILTVKVKLEDYDFKDATTSVLMGLGNVFLGFLSKAMVLTLFLFLYNYRIFTIYFTWWSWILILFAEDFTYYWFHRISHESRLFWASHVVHHSSKKYNLSTALRQTWSGSFYSFIFWLPLILVGFHPIMVMVQMSISLIYQYWIHTELINKLPKWFEAIFNTPSHHRVHHATNPQYLDRNHAGIFIIWDKLFKTFEAEVEKPIYGLVKNIETYNPVKVAFIEWFEMFKDFSTSKISIKNRLLYLIKPPGWRHDGTSILSDDLRKEWEKNKNTNN from the coding sequence ATGCAAATACCTGAACTACCAAATTTAATTCATTATGCAATTCCCTTTTTTATCCTAACTGTAATTCTTGAAATAATTTTAACCGTAAAAGTAAAACTGGAAGATTACGACTTTAAAGATGCTACCACTTCTGTTTTAATGGGTTTAGGAAATGTTTTTCTTGGTTTTTTAAGTAAAGCCATGGTTTTAACTCTTTTTTTATTTCTTTATAACTATCGCATATTTACGATTTATTTTACTTGGTGGTCTTGGATTTTAATACTATTTGCAGAAGATTTTACATACTATTGGTTTCATCGAATTAGCCATGAAAGCAGATTATTTTGGGCTAGTCACGTTGTACATCATTCTTCAAAAAAATACAATTTAAGTACTGCTTTAAGACAAACTTGGTCTGGAAGTTTTTATAGTTTTATTTTTTGGCTTCCTTTAATTTTAGTAGGATTTCATCCAATAATGGTAATGGTTCAAATGTCAATCAGTTTGATTTATCAATATTGGATTCACACAGAATTAATTAATAAATTGCCAAAATGGTTTGAAGCTATTTTTAATACACCAAGTCACCATAGAGTTCATCATGCCACAAATCCTCAATATCTAGACAGAAATCATGCAGGAATTTTTATTATTTGGGATAAGCTTTTTAAGACTTTTGAAGCAGAAGTTGAAAAACCTATCTATGGTTTGGTTAAAAATATTGAAACTTATAATCCTGTTAAAGTAGCATTTATTGAATGGTTTGAAATGTTTAAAGATTTTTCTACATCAAAAATTTCTATAAAAAATAGATTACTTTATTTAATTAAACCACCGGGATGGAGACATGATGGAACTAGTATTTTATCTGATGATTTAAGAAAAGAATGGGAAAAAAATAAAAACACTAACAATTAA
- a CDS encoding carboxypeptidase-like regulatory domain-containing protein: MKKLIYIFSILFTFNFIAQNKNKTVYNLKEITGIITLEDSPLSGVNILIKNSNRGTNTSRKGFYKIKARAGEIIQFSHLNMKPIEMLVEDVTTILNLEMIPAENILNEIIITSKLDNKKGIGIKTPRKFSSARMNIDTRRAGFAAAFIKGDDLNKSASSIAQALRGKVSNYKLITDLNGLEYVRLRETSFIGTVSYALWDVDGTLYTQVPNIDLNDVKDIAVIKGLAGTVKYGSQAVGGVIVVTTKSNYFASATAKNIKSKDNKYTNKNYYNNDAVAINDLKIGEPNYYKLFEAAGTPSAAYEKYKNIYPECKAKSNFHFNTANYFINTFKSKEYGLKILLDLETYANNNPEVLKAIAYKYQELKLHKEAVGIYKKLMVIRPKHAQSFRDLANAFTHANEYKNAWKIYLYYLRKGFEIKENGIGEIFNTEMQAIYVQRKQKDNIKEKLAFKNNDSLIKNDIRLVFEWNTSEAEFIFEFVNPNKQSFKVNHTLSENSQQILDEKLMGYNSKEFLIEEVGNGDWLINLTYLGNKKYIPTFLKATTYYNWGKSNQREEIKVYELTLKNVKAKLLSLNAGMLYN, from the coding sequence ATGAAAAAGTTAATTTATATTTTCAGCATACTCTTCACTTTTAATTTTATAGCCCAAAACAAAAATAAAACTGTATACAATCTAAAAGAAATTACAGGAATTATCACTTTGGAAGATTCCCCGCTATCTGGTGTAAATATACTTATTAAAAATTCTAATAGAGGTACAAATACGAGCAGAAAAGGGTTTTATAAAATTAAAGCTAGAGCGGGAGAAATAATCCAATTTTCTCATTTAAATATGAAACCAATAGAAATGCTCGTAGAAGACGTCACGACGATTTTAAATTTAGAAATGATTCCTGCTGAAAATATTTTAAATGAAATTATTATTACAAGTAAACTAGACAATAAAAAAGGAATAGGGATAAAAACTCCAAGAAAATTTTCATCAGCAAGAATGAATATAGATACTAGAAGAGCCGGTTTTGCTGCTGCATTTATAAAAGGAGATGACCTCAATAAGTCTGCCTCTAGTATTGCTCAAGCACTGCGAGGTAAAGTTTCCAATTATAAATTAATAACCGATTTAAATGGTCTTGAATATGTTCGATTAAGAGAAACCAGTTTTATCGGCACTGTTTCCTATGCACTTTGGGATGTTGATGGAACTCTTTATACTCAGGTTCCTAACATAGATTTAAATGATGTTAAAGATATCGCTGTAATTAAAGGTTTAGCAGGAACAGTAAAGTACGGTTCTCAGGCCGTTGGAGGTGTAATTGTTGTAACAACAAAATCAAATTATTTTGCTTCAGCTACTGCTAAAAACATTAAATCTAAAGACAATAAATACACAAATAAAAATTATTATAATAATGATGCTGTTGCCATAAATGATTTAAAAATTGGTGAACCAAATTATTATAAGTTATTTGAAGCTGCTGGAACACCAAGCGCAGCTTATGAGAAATATAAAAACATATATCCAGAATGTAAGGCTAAATCCAATTTTCATTTTAACACTGCTAATTATTTTATAAACACATTTAAGAGCAAAGAATACGGACTAAAAATACTTTTAGATTTAGAAACTTATGCAAATAACAACCCTGAAGTATTAAAAGCCATAGCCTATAAGTATCAAGAATTAAAATTACACAAAGAAGCTGTTGGTATTTATAAAAAATTGATGGTAATTAGACCTAAACATGCTCAGTCTTTTAGAGATCTTGCAAATGCATTTACACATGCAAATGAATACAAAAATGCTTGGAAAATATATCTTTACTATCTCAGAAAAGGATTCGAGATTAAGGAAAATGGAATAGGAGAGATTTTTAATACCGAAATGCAAGCAATATATGTTCAAAGAAAACAGAAAGATAATATTAAAGAAAAATTGGCTTTTAAAAACAATGATTCTTTGATTAAAAATGATATTCGATTGGTGTTTGAATGGAATACTTCCGAAGCAGAGTTTATATTCGAGTTTGTAAATCCAAACAAGCAGTCTTTTAAAGTAAACCACACATTGTCTGAAAATAGCCAACAAATATTAGATGAAAAATTAATGGGCTATAACTCTAAAGAGTTTTTAATTGAAGAAGTTGGAAACGGTGATTGGCTAATAAATCTTACATATTTAGGAAATAAAAAATATATACCCACATTTTTAAAAGCAACTACTTATTATAATTGGGGAAAATCAAATCAAAGAGAAGAGATTAAAGTATACGAATTAACTTTAAAAAATGTTAAAGCGAAACTACTAAGTCTTAATGCTGGTATGCTTTATAACTAG
- the priA gene encoding primosomal protein N': MNFLTLNFNKINFIDIILPIPLQKTFTYSVTEEEANFLQTGMRVAVSFGKTKIYTGLVFNIHQIAPALYEAKEIHQILDKIPLVNELQLKHWQWIANYYMCSLGDVYRASLPSAFLLESETVIYKNERFLEDSALTDDEFLIYEALQHQSQLTIHQVADILGKKNVMPIVNELIKKSAITIKEEIYEQYKPKLEKYVRLHSNYNSDDSLAKLLQELSRAKKQREAVLTFFQLSSTKNPIKAKDLEEKAAVSSMILKSLVDKNIFEFYNIQTDRIQFKGDTNSLKLLNEFQEKALLEIKESFKDRDVTLLHGITSSGKTEVYTKLIQEVLDEGKQVLFLLPEIALTTQIISRLQFYFGEQISVFHSKYSMNERVEVWNNVLGNKTKARIILGARSSIFLPFSNLGLILVDEEHETSYKQFEPSPRYNARDAAIVLAKIHKAKILLGSATPSLESYFNAQQNKYGFVEIKRRYGNVQLPKIELIDVKEKQRKKEMNGHFSDRLLKLIQEALDQKEQVILFQNRRGFSPVVECKTCGISPQCPNCDVSLTFHKFKYELRCHYCNYQRAMPNSCGACGSNTLDNKGFGTEQIELELKKLFPDFKIGRMDLDTTRGKYGYQKIIGAFEAREIDVLVGTQMLSKGLDFENVSLVGVLNADTMLNFPDFRAHERAYQMMVQVSGRAGRSKKQGNVAIQTYNPFHQILQQVSTTNYTEMYKEQLQERWQYKYPPYYRLIKITLKHRDYNKVDSGVNWLFKALYNSFGEHVLGPTAPAVSRIRNQYIKNIVIKIPPKQNLVSAKNQLSKIKNTFEAVKDFRPIRFIIDVDAY; the protein is encoded by the coding sequence TTGAACTTTTTAACATTAAATTTTAATAAAATTAATTTTATAGATATCATATTACCGATTCCACTTCAGAAAACGTTCACTTATTCTGTAACTGAAGAAGAAGCTAATTTTCTTCAAACAGGAATGCGTGTAGCAGTTTCTTTTGGTAAAACAAAAATATATACGGGGTTAGTTTTTAATATTCATCAAATTGCACCTGCGCTATATGAAGCGAAAGAAATTCATCAAATTTTAGATAAAATTCCATTGGTAAATGAATTACAATTAAAACATTGGCAATGGATTGCCAATTATTACATGTGTTCTTTAGGTGATGTTTATAGAGCCTCTTTGCCATCTGCTTTTTTATTAGAAAGTGAAACTGTTATTTACAAAAATGAGAGATTTTTAGAGGACTCAGCTTTGACTGATGATGAGTTTCTAATCTATGAGGCCTTGCAACATCAATCGCAATTAACTATTCATCAAGTTGCCGATATTTTAGGTAAGAAAAATGTAATGCCAATTGTAAATGAATTGATTAAAAAATCGGCTATTACAATAAAGGAAGAAATTTACGAACAATATAAACCAAAGTTGGAGAAATATGTTCGTTTGCATTCAAATTATAACTCGGATGATTCTTTAGCTAAATTATTACAAGAATTATCAAGAGCAAAAAAACAACGAGAAGCGGTTTTAACATTTTTTCAATTATCATCAACCAAAAATCCAATAAAGGCTAAAGACTTAGAGGAAAAAGCAGCTGTTTCTTCAATGATTTTAAAATCTTTGGTAGATAAAAATATTTTTGAATTCTATAATATTCAAACGGATAGAATTCAATTTAAAGGTGATACAAATTCTCTGAAATTATTGAACGAATTTCAAGAAAAAGCGCTTTTAGAGATTAAAGAATCTTTCAAAGATAGAGACGTAACTTTATTACATGGAATTACAAGCTCTGGTAAAACAGAGGTTTATACAAAGTTAATACAAGAGGTTTTAGATGAGGGTAAACAAGTATTGTTTTTATTGCCAGAAATTGCTTTAACTACTCAGATTATATCACGTTTACAGTTTTATTTTGGAGAACAAATTTCGGTTTTTCACTCAAAATATTCCATGAATGAGCGGGTGGAAGTTTGGAATAATGTTTTAGGAAACAAAACAAAAGCCAGAATTATTTTAGGTGCGAGGTCTTCAATATTTTTACCATTTTCTAATTTAGGATTAATTTTAGTGGATGAAGAGCATGAAACTTCTTATAAGCAATTTGAACCTTCACCAAGATATAACGCACGTGATGCTGCAATTGTTTTGGCAAAAATTCACAAAGCAAAAATATTGTTAGGTTCGGCAACTCCCTCTTTGGAGAGTTACTTTAATGCACAGCAAAATAAATATGGTTTTGTAGAAATCAAAAGACGTTATGGAAATGTTCAATTGCCCAAAATTGAATTGATTGATGTTAAAGAGAAGCAGAGAAAAAAGGAAATGAATGGTCATTTTTCCGATAGGTTGTTAAAATTAATTCAAGAAGCTTTAGATCAAAAAGAACAAGTTATTTTGTTTCAAAATAGACGAGGATTTTCACCAGTTGTTGAATGCAAAACTTGTGGAATTTCCCCTCAATGCCCAAATTGTGATGTTTCCTTAACTTTCCATAAATTTAAATACGAGTTACGTTGTCATTATTGCAATTATCAAAGAGCAATGCCTAATAGTTGTGGTGCTTGTGGAAGTAATACTTTAGATAATAAAGGTTTTGGAACTGAACAAATTGAGTTAGAATTAAAAAAATTATTTCCAGATTTTAAAATCGGAAGAATGGATTTAGATACCACTCGTGGAAAATATGGATATCAAAAAATAATTGGTGCTTTTGAAGCAAGAGAAATTGATGTTTTAGTAGGGACACAAATGCTTTCAAAAGGTCTAGATTTTGAGAATGTTTCTTTGGTTGGTGTTCTAAATGCTGATACGATGTTGAATTTTCCTGATTTTAGAGCGCATGAGCGAGCATATCAAATGATGGTGCAAGTTTCCGGTAGGGCAGGAAGAAGTAAAAAACAAGGAAATGTCGCCATACAAACCTACAATCCATTTCATCAAATATTACAACAAGTTTCAACTACAAATTATACAGAAATGTATAAAGAACAGTTGCAAGAACGTTGGCAATATAAATATCCGCCCTATTACAGGTTGATAAAAATTACACTAAAACATAGAGATTACAACAAAGTTGATAGCGGAGTTAATTGGTTATTTAAAGCGCTTTATAATTCTTTTGGAGAACATGTTTTAGGACCAACTGCACCAGCTGTTTCAAGAATTAGAAATCAGTATATTAAAAATATTGTTATTAAAATTCCGCCAAAACAAAACCTAGTAAGTGCAAAAAATCAATTAAGTAAAATTAAAAATACGTTTGAAGCTGTAAAAGATTTTAGACCAATTCGTTTTATTATTGATGTAGATGCATATTAA
- a CDS encoding alpha/beta fold hydrolase, with translation MTTLNWKDRGTFYSVSNKKIFVIDEGTSKDVLVILHGYPTSSFDYEKILPELSKHYRVIIHDHPGFGFSDKPDSLTYSLIDQADFALQLWYKMGLKEVTILAHDYGTSVAKEILARKNHNQITIKIKKVFLCNSSKRLEYFHLRNMDQLLKNKRLGSFIAQLEANGVRKIKKKITIENQPKNDIQKVWNNLNSDEGKKEVHLLSNFINQHYTFWHRWAQALKESKIPIKIIWERNDPSAVKEIAIVLATENGNHNLEWLENTRHYSILDTPKHWLKLVFKFNCAAMY, from the coding sequence ATGACTACATTAAATTGGAAGGATAGAGGAACATTCTATTCAGTATCAAACAAAAAAATTTTTGTCATTGATGAAGGTACGTCAAAAGACGTATTAGTAATCTTACACGGTTACCCAACTTCATCATTTGATTATGAAAAAATTTTACCAGAATTAAGTAAACATTACAGAGTAATAATTCATGATCACCCAGGTTTTGGTTTTTCTGACAAACCTGATTCTTTAACTTACTCTCTCATAGATCAAGCTGATTTTGCTTTACAATTATGGTATAAAATGGGTTTGAAAGAAGTCACCATTTTAGCTCATGATTATGGCACTTCTGTAGCAAAAGAAATTTTAGCTCGAAAAAACCACAACCAAATTACTATTAAAATTAAAAAAGTATTTCTATGCAATAGCAGTAAGAGACTTGAGTACTTTCATTTAAGAAACATGGACCAACTTTTAAAAAATAAAAGATTGGGGAGTTTTATTGCGCAACTCGAAGCTAATGGAGTTCGTAAAATTAAGAAAAAAATAACTATTGAAAATCAACCTAAAAATGATATTCAAAAAGTTTGGAATAATCTAAATTCAGATGAAGGCAAGAAAGAAGTTCACTTATTAAGTAATTTTATAAATCAACATTACACATTTTGGCATAGATGGGCGCAAGCTTTAAAAGAATCTAAAATACCAATAAAAATAATTTGGGAAAGAAATGACCCTTCAGCGGTTAAAGAAATTGCCATAGTTTTAGCAACAGAGAACGGTAATCATAATTTAGAATGGTTGGAAAACACCCGACATTATTCTATATTAGATACCCCAAAGCATTGGTTAAAGCTTGTTTTTAAATTTAATTGTGCTGCGATGTATTAA
- a CDS encoding alpha/beta fold hydrolase, translated as MTNNDEFISSLDWQKKGFLIPVHNKNIFTIDTGGEHENCLVILHGYLTSSYDYRKVLPELCKHYRVIIQDLIGFGFSDKIENKYFTITEQTDYVLELWNILELRNFTLVSHDYGNLITKEILARKNSYSTKIEINKIYFSNGSAPINHHDYSEIHKPDEDDVSKEMISMLTSFGVYKKIMKESFYDENKITDEELREMWTQLHYNNGRNIINFVYNYVRERKIFWGRWVNALKETEIPIELVWGREDKITDHCLPNLRDNKFANQNISWIENTAHFPMLESPEKWLQSILKA; from the coding sequence ATGACGAACAATGATGAATTTATTTCTTCTTTAGATTGGCAAAAAAAAGGTTTTTTAATACCGGTTCATAATAAAAATATTTTTACAATTGATACAGGTGGCGAACATGAAAATTGTTTGGTAATTCTTCATGGATATTTAACATCGTCTTATGATTATAGAAAGGTTTTACCTGAATTATGCAAACATTACAGAGTTATCATTCAAGATTTAATTGGGTTTGGTTTCTCTGACAAAATAGAAAACAAATATTTTACAATTACGGAACAAACTGATTATGTTTTGGAATTATGGAACATATTAGAATTAAGAAACTTTACTTTAGTTTCTCATGATTACGGGAATCTAATTACTAAAGAAATTTTAGCAAGAAAAAACTCTTACAGCACAAAAATTGAAATAAATAAGATATATTTTTCTAACGGAAGCGCGCCAATAAATCACCATGATTATTCAGAAATACATAAACCTGATGAAGATGATGTTTCTAAAGAAATGATTTCTATGCTAACGTCTTTTGGCGTCTATAAAAAAATAATGAAAGAGAGTTTTTACGATGAAAATAAAATTACGGACGAAGAACTGAGGGAAATGTGGACTCAACTTCACTATAACAATGGTAGAAATATTATTAATTTTGTCTATAATTACGTAAGGGAACGTAAAATATTCTGGGGTAGATGGGTTAACGCATTAAAAGAAACGGAAATACCAATTGAACTTGTTTGGGGAAGAGAAGATAAAATTACAGATCATTGTTTACCCAATTTACGGGATAACAAATTTGCTAATCAGAATATTTCTTGGATAGAAAATACTGCTCATTTCCCAATGTTAGAAAGTCCAGAAAAATGGTTGCAAAGCATTTTAAAAGCATAA
- a CDS encoding alpha/beta fold hydrolase, translated as MNSLNWQNKGEIISVNNRNIFVIDTININLNTIENQKKTLVILHGYPTSSFDYYKVLPELSKHYRVVIHDHLGFGFSDKPLKYSYSLIEQADIALQLWKQLSLTNVTLLAHDYGTSIATEILARQNKKQINLQIDELILCNGSMHIELSKLRTIQKLLKNKITGKWVAKLTNYTIFKKNMRNVYFDKTKATEAELKEMWLQLEQNNGRKIIHFLSNYINERYYFWHRWIGALKETNIKTKIIWAKNDPVAVAAIANLLATEIANNNLYWIKNCGHFPMLEKPEEWIEKILSD; from the coding sequence ATGAATAGTTTAAATTGGCAAAATAAAGGAGAAATTATATCTGTTAATAACAGAAATATATTTGTTATAGACACTATAAATATTAATTTAAATACAATAGAAAATCAAAAGAAAACGCTTGTTATTCTTCATGGGTATCCAACTTCTTCTTTCGATTATTATAAAGTTTTACCAGAATTAAGTAAACATTATAGAGTTGTTATTCACGATCATTTAGGTTTTGGATTTTCGGATAAACCTTTAAAATACTCCTATTCTTTAATTGAGCAAGCAGATATTGCACTTCAATTATGGAAGCAATTGAGTTTAACAAATGTTACTTTGCTCGCTCACGATTATGGAACAAGTATTGCCACAGAAATCTTAGCAAGACAAAACAAAAAACAAATTAATTTACAAATTGATGAACTCATTCTATGCAATGGGTCTATGCATATTGAGTTGTCTAAACTACGTACAATTCAAAAATTGTTAAAAAATAAAATTACTGGTAAATGGGTTGCAAAATTAACAAACTATACTATTTTCAAGAAAAATATGCGCAATGTTTATTTTGACAAAACAAAAGCTACAGAAGCAGAACTTAAAGAAATGTGGTTACAATTAGAGCAAAACAACGGCCGAAAAATAATTCACTTTTTATCCAATTACATCAACGAGCGCTATTATTTTTGGCATAGATGGATTGGTGCTTTAAAAGAAACTAATATAAAAACTAAGATTATTTGGGCAAAAAATGATCCGGTTGCTGTAGCTGCAATTGCAAATTTACTAGCTACAGAAATTGCAAATAATAATTTATATTGGATTAAAAATTGTGGACATTTCCCAATGTTGGAAAAACCAGAAGAATGGATTGAAAAAATTTTATCTGACTAA
- a CDS encoding class I SAM-dependent RNA methyltransferase codes for MERDFKMTATTLFGLESVLAEELKNLGAQDIKEAVRSVSFRGDKGFMYKANIALRTAVRILKPIKVCKVYDEEDLYEAIQKIKWENFLDAEGTFAIGAVVNSKNFTSNSHYISLKSKDAIADYFRHKYHKRPNVDLKYPDVKIHIHLQKEWLTVSLDSSGDSLHKRGYRTATNIAPINEVLAAGMVLLSGYTGDENFIDPMCGSGTILIEAAMIANNIPANINRKLFAFENWKDYDEDLYFTIQESLLKKIRSSHFKIMGFDKAPSAVEKAKANVENANLDEFIGVHHVNFFNSTKEVFGNTTILFNPPYGERLNIDVEEFYKKIGDTLKHNYPNSTAWLITSDTDALKSVGLRTSKRIALKNADLDCKFVKYELYEGSRKIKDRKGEIDIKTNADSEPED; via the coding sequence ATGGAAAGAGATTTTAAAATGACAGCAACAACACTTTTTGGATTGGAAAGTGTTTTAGCGGAAGAGCTTAAAAATTTAGGAGCGCAAGATATAAAAGAAGCGGTAAGAAGCGTTTCTTTTAGAGGCGATAAAGGTTTTATGTATAAAGCAAATATTGCCTTAAGAACCGCTGTTCGAATTTTAAAACCTATAAAAGTTTGTAAGGTTTATGATGAGGAAGATTTATATGAAGCGATTCAGAAAATTAAATGGGAAAATTTTTTGGATGCAGAAGGTACTTTTGCCATTGGTGCTGTTGTAAATTCCAAGAATTTTACATCAAACTCACATTATATTTCTTTAAAATCTAAAGATGCAATTGCAGATTATTTTAGGCATAAATATCACAAAAGGCCAAATGTAGATTTAAAATATCCAGATGTAAAGATTCATATTCACCTTCAAAAAGAGTGGTTAACTGTCTCTTTAGATTCTTCTGGAGATTCTTTGCACAAACGTGGTTATAGAACAGCAACTAATATAGCACCAATTAATGAAGTCTTGGCTGCAGGTATGGTTTTGTTATCTGGCTATACAGGTGACGAAAATTTTATTGATCCTATGTGTGGTTCGGGAACTATTTTAATTGAAGCAGCAATGATAGCAAATAATATTCCTGCAAATATCAACAGAAAATTGTTTGCTTTTGAAAATTGGAAAGACTATGATGAGGATTTGTATTTTACAATTCAAGAATCACTGTTAAAGAAAATACGTTCATCTCATTTTAAAATCATGGGATTTGACAAAGCACCTTCAGCAGTAGAAAAAGCAAAAGCCAATGTAGAAAATGCTAATTTAGATGAGTTTATTGGCGTACATCATGTTAACTTTTTTAACTCAACAAAAGAAGTTTTTGGTAATACAACTATCTTGTTTAATCCACCATATGGAGAACGTTTAAACATAGATGTTGAAGAATTTTATAAAAAAATCGGGGATACACTAAAACATAATTATCCAAATTCAACAGCATGGTTAATTACCTCAGATACAGATGCTTTAAAATCGGTAGGTTTAAGAACATCAAAACGAATTGCATTGAAAAATGCAGACTTAGATTGTAAGTTTGTAAAATATGAGTTGTATGAAGGATCGCGTAAGATTAAGGATCGCAAAGGAGAAATAGATATAAAGACGAATGCTGATTCTGAGCCGGAAGATTAG
- a CDS encoding class I SAM-dependent methyltransferase, which produces MKTKDWFTDWFNTSYYHTLYKDRNDVEAQLFMKNITAFLALPKTTHILDLPCGKGRHAVFLNSLGYKVTGADLAENSIQIAQKFENNSLKFKVHDMRQPLKNQYDAIFNLFTSFGYFEEDKEDLLILENIKNGLNKDGFFVFDFLNADFVKATLVAKETKIIDNITFHITREIKDGFILKNITFFADNKDHVYTESVKYLDINKMKAYFEKVGFRITNIFGDYNLSNFNVETSNRLILVAK; this is translated from the coding sequence ATGAAAACAAAAGATTGGTTTACAGATTGGTTTAATACTTCATACTATCATACATTATACAAAGATAGAAATGATGTAGAAGCGCAGTTATTTATGAAAAATATAACTGCTTTTTTAGCATTACCAAAGACCACTCATATTTTAGATTTACCTTGCGGAAAAGGACGTCATGCTGTATTTTTAAATTCTCTAGGCTACAAAGTTACTGGAGCTGATTTAGCAGAAAACAGTATTCAAATTGCTCAAAAATTTGAAAATAATTCTTTAAAATTTAAAGTACATGACATGCGTCAACCTTTAAAAAATCAATATGATGCCATCTTTAATTTATTTACTAGCTTTGGGTACTTTGAGGAAGACAAGGAAGACCTTTTAATTCTTGAAAATATTAAAAACGGATTAAACAAAGACGGTTTTTTTGTTTTCGATTTTTTAAATGCTGATTTTGTAAAAGCAACTTTAGTTGCCAAAGAAACTAAAATTATTGATAATATTACATTTCATATTACACGAGAAATAAAAGATGGTTTTATCCTAAAAAATATTACTTTTTTTGCGGATAATAAAGATCACGTTTATACAGAGAGCGTAAAATATTTAGATATAAATAAAATGAAAGCTTATTTTGAAAAAGTAGGTTTTAGAATCACCAATATTTTTGGAGATTATAATTTATCTAATTTTAACGTTGAAACTTCAAACAGATTAATATTGGTTGCAAAGTGA
- a CDS encoding ZIP family metal transporter, which produces MNYILLIFPVLVGSMLVFVIKPSNRIVRLLLAFSGAYLLSVTILHLLPDVYSESQNHKRIGVFILIGIILQSVLESFSKGAEHGHIHIHSDGKRFPTLLFISLCIHAFSEGLPIHNTDYNLLWAIVVHKIPIAIVLTTFLIHTKHTKKTVFIFLFFFGLMSPLGVLVGNKFQFFTIYGTEITAFIIGVFLHISTIILFESSENHKFNLQKFTAILFGIILTILTL; this is translated from the coding sequence GTGAATTACATCTTACTAATTTTTCCTGTTTTAGTTGGTTCTATGTTGGTTTTTGTAATAAAACCGAGCAATAGAATCGTGCGGCTTTTGCTCGCTTTTAGCGGTGCATACCTTTTATCTGTCACTATTTTACATTTATTACCAGATGTATATTCTGAATCACAAAATCACAAAAGAATAGGCGTATTTATTTTAATAGGGATTATTTTACAATCTGTTTTGGAGTCTTTTTCTAAAGGTGCGGAACATGGTCATATTCATATTCATTCTGATGGAAAACGGTTTCCAACCTTGCTGTTTATAAGCTTATGTATACATGCTTTTTCTGAAGGATTGCCAATTCATAATACTGATTATAATTTATTATGGGCAATCGTTGTTCATAAAATACCCATTGCAATAGTCTTAACTACCTTTTTAATTCATACAAAACATACAAAAAAAACTGTTTTTATTTTTCTGTTCTTCTTTGGCTTAATGAGTCCTTTAGGAGTTTTAGTCGGTAATAAATTTCAGTTTTTTACAATTTATGGAACAGAAATTACTGCTTTCATTATTGGTGTTTTCTTGCATATTTCTACAATTATTCTTTTTGAGAGCTCTGAAAACCACAAATTTAATTTACAAAAGTTTACTGCTATTCTTTTCGGGATTATATTAACCATCCTTACTTTGTAA